The proteins below come from a single Malus domestica chromosome 03, GDT2T_hap1 genomic window:
- the LOC114819143 gene encoding ETO1-like protein 1, which produces MRTFFPSESGKGSQLNALNPESWLQVERGKLSKLPSNSSSSSIESFIKVAEPPILPFYKPVDYVEVLAQIHEELELCPPQEQSNLYLLQFQVFRGLGEVKLMRRSLRAAWQKASSIHEKLIFGAWLKYEKQGEEHISDLLASCDKCALEFGPVDILTQLPIDATVSRTHENISMNGNEIPRNVSFRIQDEKVDCDRQKISSLSAPFHAMLNGCFSESLREDIDLSQNNISASGMRTIIEFSMTGSLNEVPTHLLLEILIFANKFCCEKLKDVCDRKLASLVSSREDAVELMEYALAENCPVLAASCLQVFLNDLPDCLNDNRVVDIFRHADRQQRSIMVGQALFSLYCLLSEVCMNLDPQSDKTACFLERLVEFSENDRQRMLAFHQLGCLRLLRKEYDEAKCLFEEALNAGHIYSVAGLARLSYIKGHKLWSYEKLSSVICAVTPLGWMYQERSLYCEGDKRWEDLEKASELDPTLTYPYMYRAATLMRNQNVQAALAEINRVLGFKLALECLELRFCFYLALEDYKSAICDVQAILTLSPDYRMFEGRVAASQFRTLVREHVENWTTADCWLQLYDRWSSVDDIGSLSVIYQMLESDAAKGVLYFRRSLLLLRLNCPEAAMRSLQLARQHASSNDEKLVYEGWILYDTGHCEEGLRKAEESIEIKRSFEAFFLKAYALADSSQDPSSSSIVVSLLEDALKCPSDRLRKGQALNNLGSVYVDRGKLDLAADCYINALKIRHARAHQGLARVHFLRDDKSAAYEEMSKLIEKARNNASAYEKRSEYCDSELTKTDLEMVTRLDPLRVYPYRYRAAVLMDSHKEAEAIAELSRAIAFKADLHLLHLRAAFHEHVGDVLGALRDCRAALSVDPNHQEMLELHSRVNCHEP; this is translated from the exons ATGAGGACTTTCTTTCCCTCTGAGTCTGGTAAAGGATCACAGCTCAATGCCCTCAATCCAGAGTCATGGCTCCAGGTGGAAAGAGGGAAGCTTTCCAAGCTTCCATCAaactcctcctcttcttctat AGAATCTTTTATCAAGGTCGCCGAGCCGCCAATACTCCCGTTCTATAAACCTGTTGATTATGTCGAAGTTTTAGCTCAAATTCATGAAGAACTTGAGTTGTGTCCTCCACAGGAACAGTCGAATCTTTACTTGTTACAATTCCAGGTCTTTAGGGGCCTCGGAGAAGTCAAGCTGATGCGAAGAAGCCTTCGTGCAGCTTGGCAGAAAGCTAGCTCCATTCATGAGAAGCTCATTTTTGGAGCATGGTTGAAGTATGAAAAGCAAGGGGAAGAGCATATTTCCGACTTGCTTGCCAGTTGTGATAAATGTGCACTAGAATTTGGGCCAGTAGATATTTTGACTCAGCTTCCTATTGATGCAACTGTAAGTCGTACACATGAGAATATTTCGATGAATGGGAACGAAATACCAAGAAATGTCAGTTTTCGAATACAAGATGAGAAAGTAGATTGTGATAGGCAGAAAATATCAAGCCTTTCTGCTCCATTTCATGCCATGCTTAATGGGTGTTTCTCGGAATCACTTCGTGAGGACATAGATTTGTCACAAAACAATATCAGTGCATCAGGTATGAGGACAATCATTGAGTTCAGTATGACAGGCAGTTTGAATGAAGTCCCTACTCATCTTTTGTTGGAAATATTAATTTTTGCAAATAAATTTTGTTGCGAAAAGCTTAAAGATGTTTGCGACCGGAAACTTGCATCCTTGGTgtcttctagagaagatgcggTAGAACTCATGGAGTATGCTCTTGCAGAGAACTGTCCTGTCCTTGCTGCATCATGTTTACAAGTTTTCTTAAATGATCTTCCTGATTGTTTGAATGACAACCGAGTGGTGGATATATTCAGGCATGCTGATAGACAACAGAGATCGATCATGGTTGGGCAAGCCTTGTTTTCACTATACTGTTTATTAAGTGAAGTTTGTATGAACCTTGATCCGCAGTCGGATAAAACAGCTTGTTTCCTGGAACGGTTGGTAGAGTTTTCTGAAAATGATAGACAAAGAATGCTGGCATTCCATCAGTTGGGATGCCTGAGGCTCTTGAGAAAAGAGTATGACGAAGCTAAGTGCCTTTTTGAAGAAGCTTTAAATGCAGGCCATATATATTCAGTAGCAGGATTAGCGAGACTGAGTTACATTAAGGGCCATAAACTTTGGTCATATGAAAAGCTTAGCTCTGTAATCTGCGCTGTTACGCCGCTTGGATGGATGTATCAGGAGCGGTCCTTGTACTGTGAAGGTGATAAGAGATGGGAAGACCTTGAGAAAGCATCTGAGCTGGATCCAACTCTTACTTACCCTTACATGTATCGTGCGGCTACATTAATGAGAAACCAGAATGTTCAAGCTGCACTTGCAGAAATTAATCGGGTTCTGGGGTTTAAACTTGCATTAGAATGCTTGGAACTCCGGTTTTGTTTCTATCTTGCTCTTGAGGACTATAAATCAGCCATTTGTGATGTTCAAGCAATTCTGACTCTCTCCCCAGATTATAGAATGTTTGAGGGACGGGTGGCAGCATCCCAATTTCGCACACTTGTGCGTGAACATGTAGAAAATTGGACAACGGCAGATTGTTGGCTGCAATTGTACGATCGTTGGTCTTCAGTCGATGATATTGGATCCCTCTCGGTTATTTACCAGATGCTTGAATCTGATGCAGCAAAAGGTGTTCTGTATTTCAGACGGTCATTGCTTCTTCTCAG GTTGAACTGTCCTGAAGCAGCAATGCGAAGTTTACAATTAGCTCGTCAACATGCATCCAGCAATGATGAAAagttggtttatgaggggtggATCTTATACGATACAGGCCATTGTGAGGAAGGGCTCCGGAAAGCAGAGGAATCTATCGAAATTAAAAGATCCTTTGAGGCTTTCTTTTTGAAAGCCTATGCACTGGCAGACTCTAGCCAGGATCCATCCTCTTCATCGATTGTTGTATCCCTCCTCGAAGATGCCTTGAAGTGCCCATCAGACAGGTTGCGTAAAGGTCAA GCACTCAACAACCTTGGAAGTGTTTATGTTGATCGCGGGAAGTTAGACTTGGCAGCTGATTGCTACATAAATGCTCTAAAGATCAGGCATGCCCGAGCACACCAGGGCCTTGCTCGGGTTCATTTTCTCAGAGACGACAAGTCTGCTGCATATGAGGAAATGAGCAAACTGATTGAGAAGGCCCGGAACAATGCATCTGCCTACGAGAAGAGGTCTGAATACTGTGATTCCGAACTCACAAAGACTGATCTGGAGATGGTCACCCGCTTAGATCCGCTTCGGGTGTACCCTTACAGATATAGAGCTGCAG TGTTAATGGATAGCCACAAAGAAGCAGAGGCCATTGCCGAACTATCAAGGGCAATTGCATTCAAAGCCGACCTCCACCTTCTGCACTTACGGGCGGCATTCCATGAGCACGTTGGAGACGTCTTGGGTGCTTTGCGAGACTGTCGAGCCGCTCTCTCTGTCGATCCGAACCATCAAGAGATGCTGGAGCTTCATAGCCGTGTAAACTGCCATGAACCATGA